One genomic window of Megachile rotundata isolate GNS110a chromosome 12, iyMegRotu1, whole genome shotgun sequence includes the following:
- the LOC100877088 gene encoding tetratricopeptide repeat protein 39B yields MSDIEEDEFQDAQESIPQPTTMDLDTAIMEAKKAIHYFFNNDFEEARKIMEPWASSSVYHSLGTSVFAFLEAIFTYEQKQIEKAVAAVKQCMSVCMKQRKHATLTENIGKMVKKTNYDTYTIEEVHAELCYAESLLLKSMLTFVEDETLVSFVKAGLKIRTCFLSYKECLTILNSRKWENDVHKIHFESGVRTGIGAFNLMISLLPAKIIKLLEFIGFSGDKEYGLSELEAGYKERRGLRHVLCAMILLAYNLIASFVLSHTDGDLDLCEKVLEEELNLYPNGLWFLFFKGRLELTRGNFENSLEWYTKSWKSQDQWPQFHHICFWELMWAHCGLQQWKQAATFASTLAKESNWSRTIYLYQKAAILIMQKPPTQSEERQTIDSLMMKVPTYKQRIAGKSLPMEKFVIKKAERYFAQKKNLVLPVFELMYMWNLFRMIGKRQDLMLNIFKVIEDAEKELKKVTKTEYHADNEALILLLKGACLRQMKHPLLAEDCLRRVFELDKSIREDTYLLPYATVELALVAQDQGNMQLAISFLEDAKKNFTGYMLESRLHFKIHSDLMRLTGKKAEDILV; encoded by the exons ATGTCGGACATCGAAGAAGACgaa TTTCAAGATGCTCAAGAGTCTATCCCACA ACCAACTACCATGGATTTAGATACGGCAATAATGGAAGCAAAAAAAGctatacattatttttttaataacgatTTTGAAGAAGCACGGAAAATTATGGAGCCCTGGGCAAGCAGTAGCGTATATCATTCTTTAGGAACAAGCGTATTCGCCTTTCTTGAAGCCATTTTTACATACGAACAA AAACAGATTGAAAAGGCAGTTGCGGCTGTAAAACAGTGCATGAGTGTATGCATGAAACAACGCAAACATGCAACACTAACAGAAAATATAGGCAAAATGGTCAAGAAGACTAATTATGATACTTATACGAttg AGGAAGTGCATGCGGAACTATGTTATGCCGAATCACTCCTTTTAAAATCGATGCTCACGTTTGTGGAGGACGAGACTTTGGTCAGCTTTGTCAAGGCTGGATTGAAAATTCGTACCTGCTTTCTGTCGTATAA AGAATGTTTAACAATACTGAATAGTCGAAAGTGGGAAAACGATGTTCACAAAATACATTTCGAGAGTGGTGTTCGTACGGGAATTGGTGCATTTAATTTG ATGATCTCTTTATTACcagcaaaaattattaaacttctggAATTTATTGGATTTTCGGGCGATAAA GAATATGGCTTATCAGAATTAGAAGCGGGATACAAGGAAAGAAGGGGATTACGACATGTGCTATGCGCAATGATTCTTTTAGCTTACAATTTAATAGCATCTTTCGTCTTAAGCCATACAGACGGTGATTTAGACTTGTGCGAAAAAGTTTTAGAAgaagaattaaatttgtatcCAAACGGTTTgtggtttttatttttcaaaggaAGGCTTGAATTAACCAgagggaatttcgagaattcTTTAGAATGGTATACAAAATCTTGGAAAAGTCAAGACCAGTGGCCTCAGTTTCATCATATTTGTTTTTGGGAATTAATGTGGGCACACTGTGGGTTACAGCAATGGAAACAAGCTGCAACATTCGCTAGTACATTGGCCAAGGAATCGAATTGGTCGCGTACTATTTACTTATATCAAAAAGCTGCAATTCTTATCATGCAGAAACCGCCAACACAAAGCGAAGAAAGACAGACGATAGATAGTTTAATGATGAAGGTACCAACGTACAAGCAACGAATCGCTGGAAAATCATTGCCCATGGAAAAATTCGTTATAAAAAAGGCTGAACGTTATTTTGCCCAAAAAAAAAATCTAGTCCTTCCTGTATTTGAACTTATGTATATGTGGAATTTGTTCCGAATGATTGGAAAACGCCAAGATTTAATgctaaatatatttaaagtaaTAGAAGATGCAGAGAAGGAGTTGAAAAAAGTTAC AAAAACCGAATATCATGCCGACAACGAAGCACTTATATTGCTTTTAAAAGGTGCCTGTTTACGACAAATGAAGCACCCTTTGTTGGCCGAAGATTGTTTGAGACGCGTTTTCGAGTTGGATAAATCGATTAGGGAAGATACTTATTTACTTCCTTATGCTACGGTAGAATTAGCTTTGGTAGCCCAAGATCAAGGAAACATGCAACTTGCTATTAGTTTCCTAGAGGATGCTAA AAAGAACTTTACCGGGTATATGTTAGAGTCTagattacatttcaaaattcattcCGATTTGATGAGACTAACAGGAAAGAAAGCAGAAGATATTTTAGTATAA